The Klebsiella quasivariicola region AAACGACGCAGTGAACGCTCTCGACGGCTCTGCTCACGGCTACGATCCAGCAAAATTTCCTCAATGAACGCCAGGTGACGGTGCGACGCCTCACGCGCCTGCTCCGGCTCCCCGGCCATTATCGCCTCGAAAATACGAGTACGATGGTTGCTGACCAACGGGAGCATTTCCCGGCGGGCATACAGCAATTCAAAGTTCTGACGAACGTTCTGTGCCAGCATCGGCTCCATACACCTTAGCAGATGGAGCAACACCACATTGTGTGCCGCCTCGGTGACGGCGATTTGATACTGGACGACGGCGCCGGACTCGGCGTCGAGGTCGCCGGACTGTTGGGCCCGTTCAATAGCCTGATGCAGCTCGCGGATACGATCGCGGTCTTCATCGTTGCTACGCAGCGCCGCGTAATAGGCTGCAATGCCTTCCAGCGCGTGACGGGTCTCAAGCAGATCGAATTGGGATTCAGGGTGATCGGACAGCAGCTCGACCAGCGGATCGCTGAAGCTCTGCCATAGGCGGCTCTGAACAAACGTTCCACCTCCCTGACGACGAAGCAACAAGCCCTTGGCTTCGAGGCGTTGAATCGCCTCACGTAGCGAGGG contains the following coding sequences:
- the pdhR gene encoding pyruvate dehydrogenase complex transcriptional repressor PdhR, whose amino-acid sequence is MAYSKIRQPKLSDVIEQQLEFLILEGTLRPGEKLPPERELAKQFDVSRPSLREAIQRLEAKGLLLRRQGGGTFVQSRLWQSFSDPLVELLSDHPESQFDLLETRHALEGIAAYYAALRSNDEDRDRIRELHQAIERAQQSGDLDAESGAVVQYQIAVTEAAHNVVLLHLLRCMEPMLAQNVRQNFELLYARREMLPLVSNHRTRIFEAIMAGEPEQAREASHRHLAFIEEILLDRSREQSRRERSLRRLQQRKDENSGS